A genomic segment from Xiphophorus maculatus strain JP 163 A chromosome 6, X_maculatus-5.0-male, whole genome shotgun sequence encodes:
- the LOC102217437 gene encoding calreticulin-like: MKLLGLVMVIFAVYCAHAKVYFREEFLDGDEWRSRWVNSKHKSDYGEWKLTAGNFYGDAEKDKGLQTSQDARFYAVSARFDPFSNEGKPLVIQFTVKHEQKIDCGGGYVKVFPSDLEQTEMHGESSYYIMFGPDICGYSTKKVHVIFNYKGKNHLIKKEIKCKDDELTHLYTLILNPDQTYEVKIDNEKVESGSLEEDWDFLPPMKIKDPEAKKPEDWDDRPKIDDADDTKPEDWDKPENIPDPDAKKPEDWDEDMDGEWEPPMIPNPEYKGEWKPKQIDNPNYKGVWVHPEIDNPDYSPDSAIYKFDNVGVLGLDLWQVKSGTIFDNFVITDDVKEAEEIGKETWGVTKEPEKKMKQEQDEVKRKEEEEKNKEQATEGDEDNDEDEEVEEDEEEDDDAKDEILTENEDDESKPKDEL, from the exons atgaaGCTTTTAGGTTTAGTTATGGTAATATTTGCAGTCTACTGCGCTCACGCTAAGGTTTATTTTCGGGAGGAGTTTCTGGACGGTG ATGAATGGAGAAGTCGCTGGGTGAACTCCAAGCACAAGTCTGACTATGGAGAGTGGAAACTGACTGCTGGAAACTTCTATGGAGAtgctgaaaaagacaaag GTCTGCAGACGAGCCAAGATGCCCGCTTCTACGCCGTCTCTGCCCGCTTCGACCCGTTCAGCAACGAGGGGAAGCCTTTGGTCATTCAGTTTACAGTCAAGCATGAGCAGAAGATCGACTGTGGTGGCGGCTACGTGAAGGTCTTCCCCTCTGACTTGGAGCAGACCGAAATGCATGGGGAATCCTCGTACTACATCATGTTtg GCCCCGACATCTGTGGCTACAGCACCAAGAAAGTTCACGTCATCTTTAACTACAAGGGCAAGAATCACCTGATCAAAAAAGAGATTAAGTGCAag GATGATGAGCTGACCCACCTGTACACGCTGATCCTGAACCCAGATCAGACCTACGAGGTGAAGATTGACAATGAGAAGGTGGAATCTGGCAGCTTGGAGGAAGACTGGGACTTCCTGCCTCCCATGAAAATTAAGGATCCTGAAGCCAAGAAACCAGAAGACTGGGATGACCGCCCCAAGATTGACGATGCCGATGACACAAAACCTGAG gattGGGATAAACCTGAGAACATTCCTGATCCTGATGCTAAGAAACCTGAAGACTGGGATGAAGACATGGATGGAGAATGGGAGCCACCGATGATCCCCAACCCAGAGTACAAA GGAGAGTGGAAACCCAAACAGATCGACAACCCAAACTACAAGGGAGTCTGGGTGCATCCTGAAATTGACAATCCCGACTACAGTCCTGACTCCGCCATCTACAAGTTCGACAACGTTGGCGTTCTTGGCCTTGACCTTTGGCAG GTGAAATCCGGTACGATCTTTGACAACTTTGTGATCACCGACGACGTGAAGGAAGCAGAAGAAATCGGGAAGGAGACGTGGGGTGTGACGAAG GAACcagagaagaaaatgaagcaaGAGCAGGATGAGgtgaagagaaaagaggaagaggagaagaacaAAGAGCAAGCCACTGAGGGCGATGAAGACAACGACGAAGACGAAGAGGTGGAagaggacgaagaggaggatGACGATGCAAAGGACGAGATTCTTACAGAAAATGAAGATGACGAGTCAAAGCCCAAAGATGAGCTTTGA